From a single Brassica oleracea var. oleracea cultivar TO1000 chromosome C5, BOL, whole genome shotgun sequence genomic region:
- the LOC106292364 gene encoding mitochondrial outer membrane protein porin 1-like — translation MENFQLGRAYSIATLVRSYYPSELNSYFSSRGEGTKGLVQFSDIGKQARDLLFTDYQQGLKASLNFDPYRIRLRSSVDAGGLSGGLVASFPDQSSSKVSLGYVHPNAIANFTTSFGLFRNPLFALSEVVGNHLWSLGFDASFDVTTQSFRSMDFASSLISDKFIASFNSYNRADLLKVYLYQSVMNSAYAVELSRQRSTNTSRISIGYEHRFGSEVLVKSRVDSNGTVAALFQYKWNPGTFYSYNRRADLLKVYLHQSVMNSAYAVELSRQRSTNTNQD, via the exons ATGGAGAATT TCCAATTGGGCCGAGCTTACTCGATTGCTACTCTAGTCAGATCTTACTATCCTTCAGAGTTGAATAGTTATTTTTCTTCTCGAGGGGAAGGAACAAAGGGACTCGTTCAGTTCTCTGACATTGGCAAACAGGCTAGAG ATCTCTTGTTCACCGACTACCAACAGGGGTTGAAAGCGAGCCTCAATTTCGACCCCTATAGG ATTCGATTGAGATCATCAGTTGATGCGGGTGGCCTAAGTGGCGGTTTGGTTGCGTCTTTTCCGGACCAAAGCTCTAGCAAG GTTAGCTTGGGTTACGTGCATCCCAATGCTATTGCTAATTTCACCACAAGCTTCGGTTTGTTCCGTAATCCTTTGTTTGCTCTCTCTGAAGTAGTTGGGAATCACCTTTGGTCCCTTGGATTTGATGCTTCGTTTGATGTGACCACCCAAAGCTTCAGAAGCATGGATTTTGCTTCAAGTTTGATTTCTGATAAATTTATAGCTTCTTTCAACAG CTATAATAGGGCTGATCTACTGAAAGTTTATCTTTACCAATCGGTCATGAACTCTGCATATGCTGTTGAATTGTCTCGCCAAAGATCCACCAACACCAGCAGGATTAGCATTGGTTATGAGCATAGGTTTGGATCAGAAGTATTGGTGAAATCAAGAGTTGATAGCAATGGGACCGTGGCTGCACTATTTCAGTACAAGTGGAATCCAGGAACGTTTTACAG CTATAATAGGAGGGCTGATCTGCTGAAAGTTTATCTTCACCAATCGGTCATGAACTCTGCATATGCTGTTGAATTGTCTCGCCAAAGATCCACCAACACCAATCAAGACTGA
- the LOC106292365 gene encoding uncharacterized protein LOC106292365 translates to MSLIHLFFFVGLVSLEAAAATSFSLGSRSILRDIGSNVIADQKDNTVEPNAINFDSVFQDTSAKFAVLEFFAHWSLLLLKFGFLLRLIYTLLQPGSINPASTQMRMLLQSSSSIFSQPSTCCGKSVMLVCSQLSPHLHQSSLPLSTV, encoded by the exons ATGTCTTTGATACACCTCTTCTTCTTCGTGGGTTTGGTAAGCCTTGAAGCTGCTGCCGCGACTTCGTTTTCCCTAGGATCGCGCTCGATTCTCCGAGACATCGGTAGTAACGTCATCGCGGATCAGAAAGATAACACCGTCGAGCCGAACGCGATCAACTTTGATTCAGTTTTCCAAGACACCTCTGCCAAGTTCGCCGTTTTGGAGTTCTTCGCTCACTG GAGTCTTTTGCTGCTGAAGTTTGGATTTCTCCTCAGGCTGATCTACACTCTGTTGCAGCCTGGATCAATTAACCCCGCGTCAACGCAGATGCGCATGCTACTCCAGTCATCAAGCTCTATTTTCAGTCAGCCATCTACCTGCTGTGGAAAGAGCGTAATGCTCGTGTGTTCACAGCTGTCTCCTCACCTTCATCAGTCATCCTTGCCTCTCTCGACCGTATGA
- the LOC106295700 gene encoding omega-3 fatty acid desaturase, chloroplastic, with protein MANLVLSECGVRPLPRIYATPRSSFLSTNKPTSFKFRQSPSSSSLNLRLNSRNWALNVSTPLTVDSSSSPPIEEEPKTQRFDPGAPPPFNLADIRAAIPKHCWVKNPWKSMSYVVRDVAIVFALAAGAAYLNNWLVWPLYWIAQGTMFWALFVLGHDCGHGSFSNDPRLNSVVGHLLHSSILVPYHGWRISHRTHHQNHGHVENDESWHPMSEKIYKSLDKPTRFFRFTLPLVMLAYPFYLWARSPGKKGSHYHPDSDLFLPKERNDVLTSTACWTAMAALLVCLNFVMGPMQMLKLYVIPYWINVMWLDFVTYLHHHGHEDKLPWYRGKEWSYLRGGLTTLDRDYGLINNIHHDIGTHVIHHLFPQIPHYHLVEATEAAKPVLGKYYREPDKSGPLPLHLLGILAKSIKEDHFVSDEGDVVYYEADPNLYGQIKVTSE; from the exons ATGGCGAACTTGGTCTTATCAGAATGTGGAGTAAGACCTCTCCCCAGAATCTACGCCACACCCAGATCCAGTTTCCTCTCTACCAACAAACCCACCTCCTTCAAATTCAGACAATCCCCTTCCTCCTCATCTCTCAACCTTCGTCTGAATTCTCGAAACTGGGCGTTGAATGTGAGCACACCTCTAACAGTCGACTCCTCATCATCTCCTCCAATCGAGGAAGAACCCAAAACGCAGAGATTCGACCCAGGCGCCCCTCCTCCGTTCAACCTAGCGGACATCAGAGCAGCTATACCCAAGCATTGCTGGGTTAAGAATCCATGGAAGTCTATGAGTTACGTCGTCAGAGACGTCGCCATCGTGTTCGCGTTGGCTGCTGGAGCTGCTTACCTCAACAATTGGCTCGTTTGGCCTCTCTATTGGATTGCTCAAGGAACCATGTTCTGGGCTCTCTTCGTTCTTGGCCATGACTG TGGACATGGTAGCTTCTCAAATGACCCGAGGTTGAACAGTGTGGTGGGTCACCTTCTTCATTCCTCTATTCTAGTCCCTTACCATGGCTG GAGAATTAGCCACAGAACTCACCACCAGAACCATGGACATGTTGAGAACGACGAATCTTGGCATCCT ATGTCTGAGAAAATCTACAAGAGTTTAGACAAACCGACTCGGTTCTTTAGATTTACACTGCCTCTTGTGATGCTCGCTTACCCTTTCTACTTG TGGGCAAGAAGTCCGGGGAAGAAGGGTTCTCATTACCATCCAGACAGCGACTTGTTCCTTCCTAAAGAGAGAAATGATGTTCTCACTTCTACCGCTTGTTGGACTGCAATGGCTGCTCTGCTTGTCTGTCTCAACTTCGTGATGGGTCCAATGCAAATGCTGAAACTTTATGTGATTCCTTACTGG ATAAATGTTATGTGGTTGGACTTTGTGACTTACCTGCATCACCATGGTCATGAAGATAAGCTCCCTTGGTACCGTGGGAAG GAATGGAGTTACTTGAGAGGAGGACTTACAACATTGGACCGTGACTACGGATTGATCAACAACATCCATCACGACATTGGAACTCATGTGATACATCATCTTTTCCCTCAGATCCCACATTATCATCTAGTAGAAGCA ACAGAAGCAGCTAAACCAGTATTAGGGAAGTATTATAGGGAGCCTGATAAGTCTGGACCTTTGCCATTGCATTTACTGGGAATCTTAGCAAAAAGTATTAAAGAAGATCATTTTGTGAGCGATGAAGGAGATGTTGTATACTATGAAGCAGACCCTAATCTCTATGGACAGATCAAGGTAACATCAGAATGA